A single Desulfobaculum xiamenense DNA region contains:
- a CDS encoding sigma 54-interacting transcriptional regulator, whose protein sequence is MASILIVDDDAQLRQSFGRLLAQEGHDVRTAPSAEAGVEIVREDCPDLVIMDVRLPGMTGLEGFQVMHRYEPKLPVIVMTAFGTTETAIEATKLGAFDYVLKPFDIPDILTLIEQALDAGRFMRSRVDVDAAPESEASDALVGRSPAMQEVYKAIGRVSPTDATVLVRGESGTGKELVARSVYQHSLRTDKPFIVINCVAIPETLLESELFGYEKGAFTGAVSRRVGKIEQADGGTIFLDEIGDMPFSIQAKLLRLLEEKSVERLGGGMARPVDVRIIAATNRDLEAAVSEGRFREDLYYRLKVVTLWLPPLRERAGDVPLLAEHFLTRYARRMGSASPGFTDEARKVLDMHHWPGNVRELANAVQKATIFSRGCPITRENAHQAIHGERAVVPARGDSVDDVAARWMRRFLSGGDSERAFEDILDHFGAIAVTEALRLTGGNRVQAAKLLGMSRPTLLARIERYGIHVDAIVSQQK, encoded by the coding sequence CGCCTGTTGGCGCAGGAGGGGCATGACGTGCGCACCGCCCCATCCGCCGAGGCGGGGGTGGAGATTGTTCGCGAGGACTGCCCGGACCTCGTGATCATGGACGTTCGCCTGCCCGGCATGACCGGTCTGGAAGGGTTTCAGGTCATGCATCGTTACGAGCCGAAGCTGCCGGTCATCGTCATGACCGCCTTCGGCACCACCGAGACGGCCATCGAGGCCACCAAGCTTGGGGCCTTCGACTATGTGCTCAAGCCCTTCGACATTCCGGACATCCTGACGCTCATCGAGCAGGCTCTCGACGCCGGGCGCTTCATGCGTTCGCGCGTGGATGTGGACGCCGCGCCCGAGAGCGAGGCGTCCGACGCCCTCGTGGGGCGCAGCCCGGCCATGCAGGAGGTCTACAAGGCCATCGGGCGCGTGTCGCCCACGGACGCCACGGTCCTCGTGCGCGGCGAGTCGGGAACCGGCAAGGAGCTGGTGGCGCGCTCCGTCTACCAGCACAGCCTGCGTACGGACAAGCCGTTCATCGTCATCAACTGCGTGGCCATCCCCGAGACGCTTCTGGAAAGCGAACTCTTCGGTTACGAGAAGGGGGCGTTCACGGGGGCGGTGTCCCGACGGGTGGGCAAGATCGAGCAGGCCGACGGCGGCACCATCTTCCTCGACGAAATTGGCGACATGCCGTTTTCCATTCAGGCCAAGCTGCTTCGCCTGCTGGAGGAGAAGAGCGTGGAGCGCCTCGGCGGGGGCATGGCCCGTCCGGTGGACGTGCGTATCATCGCCGCCACCAACCGCGACCTTGAAGCCGCCGTGAGCGAAGGGCGCTTTCGCGAGGACCTCTATTACCGTTTGAAGGTGGTCACCCTGTGGCTGCCTCCCCTGCGTGAGCGCGCGGGAGACGTGCCGCTTCTGGCCGAACATTTCCTTACCCGCTACGCGCGGCGCATGGGGTCCGCCAGCCCCGGCTTCACCGACGAGGCCCGCAAGGTGCTCGACATGCACCATTGGCCGGGCAACGTCCGCGAATTGGCCAACGCCGTGCAGAAGGCCACGATCTTTTCCCGTGGCTGCCCCATCACCCGCGAAAACGCGCATCAGGCCATCCATGGCGAACGGGCGGTTGTGCCCGCGCGTGGCGATTCCGTGGACGACGTCGCGGCCCGCTGGATGCGCCGCTTCCTGTCGGGCGGGGATTCCGAACGCGCCTTCGAGGACATCCTCGACCACTTCGGGGCCATCGCCGTGACCGAGGCCCTGCGGCTCACTGGCGGCAACCGCGTGCAGGCCGCCAAGCTGCTTGGCATGTCGCGCCCCACGCTGCTCGCCCGCATCGAACGCTACGGCATCCACGTGGACGCCATCGTTTCCCAGCAGAAATAA
- a CDS encoding sensor histidine kinase, with amino-acid sequence MNPEELHSPRYYRTLTRSMAAIVILVSMTPLLLISAVSSYQFHYSFQSKVEAQLKEMVQKHQQTIDLYLSEKLGELRLVARTKSFAELSDNAQLAAELRHLQEEFSGAFVDLGLVADNGVQSAYAGPFPLRNADYSGSAWFRRAMESEFYISDVFLGLRGVPHFIVAVRQKWEGRQWILRATIDFMAFNSLVENIRIGRTGSAFIINNQGTFQTGPPRDASLDTRWLVQALQAQGRGSKVPSGTPEGTRTPLRSYWSSAIMPGKVTVFRHADPEGVDAIYVSTRLKGGDWILIYRQDEADAFSALYQTRRLVVFIVGAGGVAIILMAVLLSRRIVRHIEQADHEKEVMNDQVIEAGKLASIGELAAGIAHEINNPVAIMVEEAGWIGDLMREGEDPRDNRGEIAKSLQQIRTQGARCKEITHKLLSFARKIDPTMREVDLNDLVREVASLSEQRARYGNIEVELDLGEGLPSLEGSPSELQQVLLNLVNNAIDAMGTRGGKVRVRTAYENEGIRLSVEDNGEGIPKANISRIFDPFFTTKPVGKGTGLGLSIIYGIVKKMGGEISVESEQNVGTTFHVRFPVPGRKGESDASEA; translated from the coding sequence ATGAATCCTGAAGAACTCCATTCCCCGCGCTACTACCGCACCCTCACGCGGTCCATGGCGGCCATCGTCATCCTCGTTTCCATGACCCCGCTCCTGCTCATCAGCGCGGTCAGTTCCTACCAGTTCCATTATTCCTTCCAGTCCAAGGTGGAGGCCCAGCTCAAGGAGATGGTCCAGAAGCACCAGCAGACCATCGACCTCTACCTGAGTGAGAAGCTTGGCGAGTTGCGCCTCGTGGCGCGCACCAAGTCGTTCGCCGAACTCTCCGACAACGCCCAGCTTGCCGCCGAACTTCGCCACCTTCAGGAGGAGTTCAGCGGGGCCTTCGTGGACCTCGGCCTCGTGGCCGACAACGGCGTGCAGTCGGCCTACGCGGGGCCGTTCCCGCTGCGCAACGCGGACTATTCCGGGTCGGCGTGGTTCCGCAGGGCCATGGAAAGCGAATTCTACATCAGCGATGTGTTTCTTGGCCTTCGTGGCGTGCCGCACTTCATCGTGGCGGTGCGTCAGAAGTGGGAGGGGCGGCAGTGGATACTGCGCGCCACCATCGACTTCATGGCCTTCAACTCGCTGGTCGAGAACATACGTATCGGACGGACCGGCAGCGCCTTCATCATCAACAACCAGGGCACCTTCCAAACAGGGCCGCCGCGTGACGCATCCCTCGACACGCGCTGGCTCGTGCAGGCGCTGCAGGCCCAGGGTCGTGGGTCGAAGGTACCTTCGGGGACGCCCGAAGGTACTCGGACCCCGCTTCGGTCCTACTGGTCCTCGGCTATCATGCCGGGCAAGGTCACCGTCTTCCGCCACGCCGATCCCGAGGGTGTGGATGCCATCTACGTGTCCACGCGGCTCAAGGGCGGCGACTGGATACTCATCTACCGACAGGACGAGGCCGACGCGTTTTCGGCCCTGTATCAGACCAGACGGCTCGTGGTGTTCATCGTGGGCGCGGGTGGCGTGGCCATCATCCTCATGGCTGTGCTCCTGTCGCGACGCATCGTGCGACACATCGAACAGGCCGACCACGAGAAGGAAGTCATGAACGATCAGGTCATCGAGGCCGGAAAGCTGGCCTCCATCGGCGAACTCGCGGCGGGTATCGCTCACGAGATCAACAATCCCGTGGCGATCATGGTGGAAGAGGCCGGATGGATCGGCGACCTGATGCGCGAGGGCGAGGATCCGCGCGACAACCGTGGCGAGATAGCCAAGTCCCTTCAGCAGATTCGCACGCAGGGCGCGCGCTGCAAGGAGATTACCCACAAGCTTTTGTCCTTCGCCCGCAAGATCGATCCCACCATGCGCGAGGTGGATTTGAACGACCTCGTGCGCGAGGTGGCGAGCCTCTCCGAGCAGCGCGCACGCTACGGCAACATTGAGGTGGAGCTGGACCTCGGCGAGGGCCTGCCGAGTCTCGAAGGCTCGCCGTCGGAATTGCAGCAGGTGCTGCTCAATCTGGTCAACAACGCCATCGACGCCATGGGCACGCGCGGCGGCAAGGTTCGCGTGCGCACGGCCTACGAGAACGAGGGGATTCGCCTGAGTGTCGAGGACAACGGCGAGGGCATCCCCAAGGCGAACATTTCGCGGATATTCGATCCGTTCTTCACCACCAAGCCGGTGGGCAAGGGAACGGGACTCGGCCTGTCCATCATCTACGGCATCGTCAAGAAGATGGGCGGCGAGATCAGCGTGGAAAGCGAGCAGAATGTCGGCACGACGTTCCATGTGCGGTTCCCGGTACCGGGGCGCAAGGGCGAGTCCGACGCGTCGGAAGCATAG
- a CDS encoding response regulator encodes MSTLTTTILIVDDEVAFVDAIARRLDKRGFDIVSAHSGDEALNALAANDKVDVVILDVKMPGMDGIETLKEIRRQFPLVEVIMLTGHGTVESAIEGMKLGAFDFLLKPSDIEELTAKVAEAKSRKAGHEDKILEAQSLDIVLRRGD; translated from the coding sequence GTGTCCACACTCACCACCACGATCCTCATCGTCGATGACGAAGTGGCCTTCGTCGATGCCATAGCCCGCAGGCTGGACAAGCGCGGATTCGACATCGTCAGTGCCCACTCGGGCGATGAGGCCCTGAATGCACTCGCGGCGAACGACAAGGTCGACGTGGTCATTCTGGACGTGAAGATGCCCGGAATGGACGGCATCGAGACGCTCAAGGAGATTCGGCGGCAGTTCCCGCTGGTCGAGGTGATCATGCTCACCGGCCACGGAACCGTGGAGTCCGCCATCGAGGGCATGAAGCTCGGTGCCTTCGATTTCCTGCTCAAGCCGAGCGACATCGAGGAACTGACGGCCAAGGTTGCCGAGGCCAAGAGCCGCAAGGCCGGGCACGAGGACAAGATTCTCGAAGCACAAAGTCTTGACATAGTTCTTCGTCGCGGAGATTAG
- a CDS encoding response regulator, translating to MNRGSDTIVKVLLVDDEAGYVEVLTKRLGLRGIEVTGALSGTEALRLMRGHEYDVAVLDLKMEDMDGIEVLRIFKRMAPEMPVLMLTGHGSQLAAREGMAAGAFDYLTKPCELDQLIEKIREAAGHGRE from the coding sequence ATGAACCGTGGATCCGACACCATCGTCAAGGTGCTGCTCGTCGACGACGAGGCTGGGTACGTGGAGGTGCTGACCAAGCGCCTCGGCCTGCGCGGCATCGAGGTCACGGGAGCGCTCTCCGGCACGGAGGCCCTGCGCCTCATGCGCGGACACGAATACGACGTGGCCGTTCTCGATCTCAAGATGGAGGACATGGACGGCATAGAGGTGCTTCGGATCTTCAAGCGGATGGCTCCGGAAATGCCGGTGCTCATGCTCACCGGGCATGGCTCCCAGCTCGCCGCGCGCGAGGGAATGGCCGCCGGAGCCTTCGACTACCTCACCAAGCCCTGCGAACTCGACCAGCTGATCGAGAAGATTCGCGAGGCCGCCGGACACGGGAGGGAGTGA
- a CDS encoding response regulator, translated as METCGCRLLIVDDEEDFAAVLRKRLTRREVDVTVAHSGEEALAAVSAGGFDIVLLDVKMPGMDGIATLREIKALAPAVEVIMLTGHASVPAAMEGMTSGAFDYLVKPVDFGDLVLKLQDAYRRRELRCGRQTHDASDPRQRG; from the coding sequence ATGGAAACCTGCGGATGCCGACTGCTCATCGTCGATGACGAAGAGGATTTCGCGGCGGTGCTGCGTAAGCGGCTGACCCGGCGCGAAGTGGACGTGACCGTCGCGCATAGCGGCGAGGAGGCGCTTGCCGCCGTGTCCGCAGGTGGGTTCGACATCGTCCTTCTGGATGTGAAGATGCCCGGCATGGACGGTATAGCCACCCTGCGCGAGATCAAGGCGCTGGCCCCGGCTGTGGAGGTCATCATGCTCACCGGGCATGCCAGCGTCCCGGCGGCCATGGAGGGCATGACGTCGGGGGCCTTCGACTACCTCGTCAAACCGGTGGATTTCGGCGATCTCGTGCTCAAGCTGCAAGACGCCTACAGGCGCAGGGAACTGCGCTGCGGCAGGCAAACGCATGATGCTAGTGACCCGCGACAGCGCGGGTAA
- a CDS encoding sulfite exporter TauE/SafE family protein yields the protein MKFGRRLYNTLLEGSIAYAKWDLETSRNILRSKKRMWILALMVVPIILGSVAIAAPELPDILGGHKAYSPAYYTPVIFGVSILIGLCAGLITGCIGAGGGFIITPALMSAGVKGILAVGTDLFHIFAKAIMGTAIHKKLGNVSVGLAVAFLVGSGIGVTGGGVINRALYQANPLLSDTFISVIYVVLLGFLGTYALIDFLRLRKAGGDVGAHGAETASEASASGRKSLPERLQASKIPPLISFDEDLTPGGKKIPAVFVAICGSIVGFAAAIMGVGGGFLTFPMFVYILGVSSFTTVGTDILQIIFTAGYASIAQYAIYGFIFYTLAMGMLLGSLLGIQVGALTTKVVKGIYIRGFYATAIMAGFVNRLFALPGKLNEMKIINISSELSHILANIGNVLFFIAIGIFAVWVVGKFLGSMKLLREEA from the coding sequence ATGAAATTCGGCAGACGGCTGTACAACACACTTCTGGAAGGTTCCATCGCGTACGCGAAGTGGGATCTGGAGACCTCGCGCAACATCCTGCGCAGCAAGAAGCGCATGTGGATTCTCGCGCTCATGGTGGTGCCGATCATCCTCGGGTCCGTGGCCATCGCCGCGCCCGAACTGCCCGACATCCTCGGCGGACACAAGGCCTATTCCCCGGCCTACTACACGCCCGTCATCTTCGGCGTGTCCATTCTCATCGGCCTGTGCGCCGGTCTCATCACCGGCTGCATCGGCGCGGGTGGCGGCTTCATCATCACCCCGGCGCTGATGAGCGCGGGCGTGAAGGGCATCCTCGCCGTTGGTACCGACCTGTTCCACATCTTCGCCAAGGCCATCATGGGCACGGCGATCCACAAGAAGCTCGGCAACGTGTCCGTGGGACTGGCCGTAGCTTTCCTCGTTGGCTCCGGCATCGGCGTGACGGGCGGCGGCGTCATCAACCGCGCCCTGTATCAGGCCAACCCGCTTCTCTCCGACACCTTCATCAGCGTGATCTATGTGGTGCTTCTGGGCTTCCTTGGCACCTACGCGCTCATTGACTTCCTGCGCCTGCGCAAGGCCGGCGGCGACGTGGGTGCGCACGGTGCCGAGACTGCGTCCGAGGCCTCCGCGTCCGGCCGCAAGAGCCTGCCCGAGCGCCTGCAGGCCAGCAAGATTCCGCCGCTGATCAGCTTCGACGAAGACCTCACCCCCGGCGGCAAGAAGATTCCGGCCGTGTTCGTCGCCATCTGCGGCAGCATCGTCGGCTTCGCGGCAGCCATCATGGGCGTGGGCGGCGGCTTCCTGACCTTCCCCATGTTCGTGTACATCCTTGGCGTGTCGTCCTTCACCACCGTTGGCACCGACATTCTCCAGATCATCTTCACCGCCGGTTACGCGTCCATCGCCCAGTACGCGATCTACGGCTTCATCTTCTACACGCTGGCCATGGGCATGCTGCTCGGTTCCCTGCTGGGCATTCAGGTCGGCGCGCTGACCACCAAGGTGGTCAAGGGCATCTACATCCGCGGCTTCTACGCTACCGCCATCATGGCCGGTTTCGTGAACCGCCTGTTCGCACTGCCCGGTAAGCTGAACGAGATGAAGATCATAAACATCTCCTCCGAGCTGTCGCACATTCTGGCCAATATCGGCAACGTACTGTTCTTCATCGCCATCGGCATCTTCGCGGTGTGGGTGGTCGGCAAGTTCCTCGGCAGCATGAAGCTCCTGAGAGAGGAGGCGTAA
- a CDS encoding PEP/pyruvate-binding domain-containing protein, giving the protein MAWLRNIFDKLVGIRRDEGPTPEQLEELKAACSAQHHHFQMLLAANSKSLELMSDMEELLHGGRVFGMSFIRATCTAVLVNVYSIIQHLDGIAPGKYTRLFTRFEDIQRKVTEALVPTRAKQHMDLVVPLEYVDKSLADVVGSKMANIGEMTSRIGLPVPAGFVVTARGFDEFMRQGGLQEEINRMLLSTRVEDMSARFSLSAAIQQRIMQTELPPELTRSLERQYERLRAECGRNMRISLRSSALGEDAAGTSFAGQFRTILNVDREFLPQAYKEVVASLYGLPALSYRLTRGIRDEDVAMCVGGMVMVRSVAGGVMYSRSPINVRDDAVFINSVWGLPKLVVDGGATPDRFVVARGKHEDPAEGLRMREHTIAVKPELYVCRDNEGVLLVEQDPARAVQASLTETQALQLAEMAVRLERYYGVPQDIEWTLDESGQLYILQCRPLARRDIGEPPVQAEHRHYGESITSGGATASPGVGCGPVFVVERDADALQFPPGSVLVTRLSLPKWASLLNWCAAVVTEQGSVTGHLANVAREFGVPAITGQAGALERLKPGTVVTVDADACVVYPGCIEELIARGQPRPDLMKGSPVYELLKDISRFIIPLNLLDPDSPDFRIRNIETLHDVTRYCHEKSVQEMFELNMNRDFRECGSRQLVVGGSPTQFWVVDLEDGFIREEPGPFVRIGNIASTPMLALWEGISAIPWEGPPSVNAKGFMSIVAEATTNPALHPALQSKFANRNYFLVSKEYCNLQSRFGFHFSTVEAVVGDRPQRNYINFRFAGGAADFERRRRRAAFIGGILEEIGFYVNVRSDNVLARYEGFPKDAMCERLVVMGYLTMHTRQLDMIMADAAATRMHRTKIMADIDKLLTGKARCPEAVSS; this is encoded by the coding sequence ATGGCCTGGCTCCGAAACATCTTCGACAAGCTTGTCGGCATCCGCCGCGACGAAGGCCCCACTCCCGAGCAGCTGGAGGAACTCAAGGCCGCGTGCAGCGCCCAGCATCATCATTTCCAGATGCTGCTTGCCGCCAACTCCAAGTCCCTCGAACTCATGAGCGACATGGAGGAGCTGCTCCACGGCGGGCGCGTGTTCGGCATGTCCTTCATCCGCGCCACGTGCACGGCCGTTCTGGTCAACGTCTACAGCATCATCCAGCATCTGGATGGCATCGCTCCCGGCAAGTATACGCGGCTTTTCACCCGTTTCGAGGACATCCAGCGCAAGGTGACGGAGGCGCTGGTGCCCACCCGCGCCAAACAGCACATGGACCTCGTGGTGCCCCTTGAATACGTGGACAAGTCGCTGGCCGACGTGGTGGGCAGCAAGATGGCCAACATTGGCGAGATGACCTCGCGCATTGGCTTGCCCGTTCCGGCGGGCTTCGTGGTCACGGCGCGGGGCTTCGACGAGTTCATGCGGCAGGGCGGCTTGCAGGAGGAGATCAACCGCATGCTCCTGTCCACCCGCGTGGAGGACATGAGCGCGCGTTTCAGCCTTTCCGCCGCCATCCAGCAGCGCATCATGCAGACCGAATTGCCGCCGGAACTGACCCGCAGTCTGGAGCGCCAGTACGAGCGGCTGCGGGCCGAGTGCGGCCGCAATATGCGTATTTCCCTGCGCTCCAGCGCCCTTGGCGAGGATGCTGCGGGCACGTCCTTTGCCGGGCAGTTCCGCACGATTCTCAATGTGGACCGCGAATTCCTGCCGCAGGCCTACAAGGAGGTCGTCGCGAGCCTCTACGGCCTGCCCGCGTTGTCCTACCGCCTCACCCGTGGCATCCGCGATGAGGACGTGGCCATGTGTGTGGGCGGCATGGTCATGGTTCGTTCCGTGGCTGGCGGCGTCATGTATTCGCGAAGCCCCATCAACGTGCGCGATGACGCGGTGTTCATCAACTCCGTGTGGGGACTGCCCAAGCTCGTTGTCGATGGCGGCGCCACGCCCGACCGCTTCGTGGTGGCCCGCGGCAAGCATGAGGACCCTGCCGAGGGGCTGCGCATGCGGGAGCACACCATTGCCGTGAAGCCGGAACTTTACGTCTGTCGCGACAACGAGGGCGTGTTGCTCGTGGAGCAGGACCCCGCACGGGCCGTGCAGGCCTCGCTGACCGAGACGCAGGCGCTGCAACTGGCCGAAATGGCCGTGCGGCTCGAACGCTATTACGGCGTGCCGCAGGACATCGAGTGGACCCTCGACGAATCCGGCCAGCTCTACATTCTTCAGTGTCGCCCCCTTGCGCGGCGCGATATCGGCGAGCCGCCGGTGCAGGCGGAGCATCGCCACTATGGCGAATCCATTACCTCGGGCGGAGCCACAGCCAGCCCCGGCGTGGGCTGCGGCCCGGTGTTCGTGGTCGAGCGCGACGCGGACGCCTTGCAGTTCCCGCCCGGCTCGGTGCTGGTGACGCGGCTGTCGCTGCCCAAGTGGGCGTCGCTGCTCAACTGGTGCGCCGCCGTGGTTACGGAGCAGGGCAGCGTGACGGGCCATCTGGCCAACGTGGCCCGCGAGTTCGGCGTGCCCGCCATCACCGGGCAGGCCGGAGCGCTGGAACGGCTCAAGCCGGGGACAGTGGTCACCGTGGATGCCGACGCCTGTGTGGTCTATCCCGGCTGCATCGAGGAACTCATCGCGCGCGGGCAGCCGCGCCCGGACCTCATGAAGGGCAGCCCTGTCTACGAACTGCTCAAGGACATCAGCCGGTTCATCATTCCGCTCAACCTGCTGGACCCCGATTCGCCGGACTTCCGCATCCGCAACATCGAGACCTTGCACGACGTCACGCGCTACTGCCACGAGAAGTCCGTGCAGGAGATGTTCGAGCTGAACATGAACCGCGACTTCCGCGAATGCGGCAGTCGACAACTGGTGGTGGGCGGCTCGCCTACGCAGTTCTGGGTGGTGGACCTCGAAGACGGCTTCATCCGTGAGGAACCCGGTCCCTTCGTGCGCATCGGCAACATCGCCTCCACGCCCATGCTCGCGCTGTGGGAGGGCATAAGCGCCATCCCGTGGGAGGGGCCGCCCTCGGTCAATGCCAAGGGCTTCATGTCCATCGTCGCCGAGGCCACGACCAATCCGGCCCTGCACCCGGCCCTGCAGTCCAAGTTCGCCAACCGCAACTATTTTCTGGTCTCGAAGGAGTACTGCAATCTCCAGTCGCGCTTCGGGTTCCATTTCTCCACCGTGGAGGCCGTGGTGGGCGACCGGCCGCAGCGCAACTACATTAATTTCCGCTTTGCCGGCGGCGCGGCGGACTTCGAGCGGCGCAGGCGGCGCGCCGCGTTCATCGGCGGCATTCTAGAGGAAATCGGTTTCTACGTGAATGTGCGCAGCGACAACGTGCTCGCCCGCTACGAAGGCTTTCCCAAGGACGCCATGTGCGAGCGTCTTGTGGTCATGGGCTACCTGACCATGCACACCCGCCAACTCGACATGATTATGGCCGATGCCGCCGCCACGCGCATGCATCGCACCAAGATCATGGCTGACATCGACAAGCTGTTGACCGGCAAGGCGCGCTGTCCCGAGGCCGTTTCGAGCTAG
- the tgt gene encoding tRNA guanosine(34) transglycosylase Tgt, whose product MTHEHIIAQLTKPGDFRVAATDGKARQGYLMTAHGLVRTPVFMPVGTVGSVKSIDPRDLHEMEAQIILGNTYHLYLRPGDDVVARRGGLHAFNGWDGPILTDSGGFQVFSLSGLRKITDEGVEFRSHIDGSKHFFTPEKAISIQQNLGSDIMMCFDECAAYGATREYTEKALKLTTDWAKRCREFHEPGKNGQILFGITQGGFFQDLRERSIEELTALPFEGFSLGGLSVGEPKDKMLEILRASAPLLPADKPRYLMGVGTPLDILDGIEAGIDMFDCVLPSRNARNGTLFTSMGKVNIKRAEFKEDDSPLDPNCDCYTCRTFSKAYLRHLYTAKELLSYRLNTIHNLAYFLRLTKDARQAIREGRFASFKAGVEAVYGPNV is encoded by the coding sequence ATGACGCACGAACACATTATCGCGCAGCTTACGAAACCCGGCGACTTTCGCGTCGCCGCCACCGACGGCAAAGCCCGACAGGGCTACCTGATGACCGCCCACGGGCTGGTCCGCACCCCGGTCTTCATGCCTGTGGGAACCGTAGGCAGCGTAAAAAGCATTGACCCGCGCGACCTCCACGAGATGGAGGCGCAGATCATCCTCGGTAACACCTACCACCTCTACCTGCGCCCGGGAGACGACGTCGTGGCGCGGCGCGGCGGCCTGCACGCCTTCAACGGCTGGGACGGCCCCATCCTCACGGACTCCGGCGGCTTTCAGGTCTTCAGCCTGAGCGGCCTGCGCAAGATCACCGACGAGGGCGTGGAATTCCGCTCCCACATCGACGGCTCCAAGCATTTCTTCACCCCGGAAAAGGCCATCTCCATCCAGCAGAATCTCGGCTCGGACATCATGATGTGCTTCGACGAGTGCGCGGCCTACGGCGCGACCCGCGAGTACACCGAGAAAGCCCTGAAGCTCACCACCGACTGGGCCAAGCGCTGCCGCGAATTCCACGAGCCGGGCAAGAACGGGCAGATACTCTTCGGCATCACGCAGGGCGGCTTCTTCCAGGATCTGCGCGAACGCAGCATCGAGGAGCTCACGGCGCTGCCCTTCGAGGGCTTCTCCCTCGGCGGCCTGTCCGTGGGCGAACCCAAGGACAAGATGCTCGAAATCCTGCGCGCCAGCGCCCCACTGCTCCCGGCGGACAAGCCCCGCTACCTGATGGGCGTGGGCACCCCGCTGGACATTCTCGACGGCATCGAGGCGGGCATCGACATGTTCGACTGCGTGCTGCCCTCGCGCAACGCGAGAAACGGCACGCTGTTCACCTCCATGGGCAAGGTGAATATCAAGCGCGCCGAGTTCAAGGAGGATGACTCCCCCCTCGACCCGAACTGCGACTGCTACACCTGCCGCACCTTCTCCAAGGCCTACCTGCGGCATCTGTACACGGCGAAGGAGCTGCTCTCCTACCGCCTGAACACCATCCACAACCTCGCCTACTTCCTGCGCCTGACCAAGGACGCACGGCAGGCCATCCGCGAGGGACGCTTCGCCAGCTTCAAGGCCGGAGTCGAGGCCGTCTACGGTCCCAACGTCTAG
- the nth gene encoding endonuclease III, whose translation MTTQERATEIFARLTRRYPAPQSALDWTDAWELMVATILAAQCTDERVNKVTPALFSRWRGPAAMAQADVAEVEQAVRSTGFFRNKAKNIVGAAQMVMRVHGGEVPRTMVELTALPGVARKTANIVLSNAYGINEGLAVDTHVKRLSFRMGLTASQNVAIIEKDLMKLFPRPTWGDVNHRLVLFGRDVCDSRRPLCTQCELADICPRQGVETA comes from the coding sequence ATGACCACACAGGAACGGGCGACGGAGATATTCGCGCGGCTTACCCGGCGCTATCCCGCGCCGCAGTCCGCCCTCGACTGGACCGACGCATGGGAACTCATGGTGGCGACGATCCTTGCAGCCCAGTGCACCGACGAACGCGTGAACAAGGTCACCCCGGCCCTGTTCAGCCGCTGGCGCGGCCCCGCCGCCATGGCGCAGGCCGACGTGGCCGAGGTGGAACAGGCCGTGCGCTCCACGGGCTTCTTCCGCAACAAGGCGAAGAACATCGTGGGTGCGGCGCAGATGGTAATGCGCGTCCACGGCGGCGAGGTGCCCCGGACCATGGTGGAACTCACCGCCCTGCCCGGCGTGGCGCGCAAGACGGCCAACATCGTCTTATCCAACGCCTACGGCATCAACGAGGGTCTCGCGGTGGACACGCACGTCAAGCGTCTGTCCTTCCGCATGGGCCTTACCGCCTCGCAGAACGTGGCCATCATCGAAAAGGACCTCATGAAGCTGTTCCCCCGCCCGACGTGGGGGGACGTGAACCACAGGCTCGTACTCTTCGGGCGCGACGTGTGTGACTCACGCCGTCCGCTCTGCACGCAGTGCGAGCTTGCCGACATATGCCCCAGACAAGGCGTGGAAACAGCATGA